The Chloroflexus aggregans DSM 9485 genome segment CGATCCTGATTATGCCGAACAGATGCTTAATCATGCGCGTCAGCTCTACACCTTTGCCGATACGTATCGCGGGAAGTATAGCGATTGTATTCAAAATGCAGCAGCATTTTACAACTCGTGGAGCGGTTATCAGGACGAACTGGTCTGGGGTGCGGCGTGGTTGTATCGCGCGACAGGGGAATCGACATACTTAAGCAAAGCGCAACAGTATGCAATGCAGCTCAGTGGTCAATATAAATGGACGCACAATTGGGATGATAAATCGTATGGTAGCTACATCCTGTTAGCTCAACTGACCGGTCAACCAACTTACCGCGCCAATGTTGAGCGGTGGCTCAATTGGTGGACGGTTGGCGGTACTGAGCATGGCGCCGATGGTACGCGAATCACCTATAGTCCGGGTGGGCAAGCGTGGCTAAGTCAATGGGGATCGCTGCGGTACACGGCGAACACGGCATTTCTCGCGTTCATCTATGCCGATTGGCTGGCCGCCAATCACGGCGATGAGCAGAAGATCGTGCGCTATCGCGATTTTGCCGTCCGCCAGATCAACTACATTCTTGGTGAGAATCCACGTGGGTGTAGTTATATGGTTGGGTTCGGCAATTGTCCTCCCCAAAACCCGCATCATCGCACAGCACATGGATCATGGCTCGACTCAATTGATCAACCACCGTATCAGCGTCACATCCTCTACGGCGCTCTCGTTGGTGGACCGGCTCAGCCCGACGATCAGTATCATGATGTCCGCAGCGACTATATCATGAATGAAGTCGCTACCGACTATAATGCCGGCTTGACCGGTGCATTGGCGCGTATGTATGCGTTGTTCGGTGGCGAACCGCTTACCAACTTTCCTCCTCCGGATCTTCCGCCCGATGATGATGAAGTCTACGTGCAAGCCACCGTCAATGCGAGTGGCCCGAATTTCACCGAGATCAAAGCTTTTATTATTAATAAATCGGGTTGGCCGGCCCGCGTAACCGACCGGTTAACGATGCGCTACTTCTTTACTCTTGATGGTGATACCCGTCCGGAGGATATTACCGTCAGTGTACCGCGTAATCAGTGTCGCAGTGTCTCATCGCCGATCCAGTATACTGATACGGTGTATGCGGTTGTCATCGATTGTGTTGGCGTTAGCATCTATCCCGGCGGCGCCGATCATTATCGAAAAGAAGTCCAGTTTCGGCTGACAAGCAGCAAACAGTGGGATCCAAGTAATGATTGGTCGTATCGCGATTTGCGCGCAACGACGTCGGGCAATCTGATCAAAGTGACGACGATCAGTTTGTACGAGGATGGGACGCGCATTTGGGGAACAGAACCAGGCGGTGCAATTCTACCGCCCCCCGTTACCGAACGATACGTCTATATCCCACTGATTGTTGGTAGTGGCGGGCAGAGCATATCGACGCCGACTCCAGCCCCAACTATCCTACCGACTTCAACGCCACCTCCAGTCGATTCGGCAGGATGTCGGGTGAGGTATCATGTGCAACAGGCGTGGAACGATGGGGCAACGATCACAGTCGTCATCACGAATACCGGATTACTGGCGATTGATGGGTGGACACTGGCATGGCAATTTCCCGATGGGCAACAGATGGTAACCGATTTCTGGAATGCGGTGATTACGCAAGTCGGACGCGATGTCAGTGCTGCGCACGTCGATTGGAACCGCGCACTTGCTCCCGGTGCCCAGCAACAGTTTGGGTTTAACCTCCAACATAGTGGCGCCAATCCGCGACCGTCACAGTTTACGCTAAACGGTATGATTTGCAATGTAGATAGTTAAACGCAGCGATAAGGCCAGTTCGGTTGAGGCATAAGTTGCATCGGTAGCAACGGTTGCATTCTGTACAAAATATGTTGTCACTTCTTTCTGTTTAACGGGAGGTATAGATGCTATAGTTGTCACGAGGAATCATATCGGTCAACGTTGACCGTAGGAGGCATCAATGACAACCCCCAACATCACCATCGACAAAGAGATCGACGCGCGCGGGAGCCATTGTCCCGGTCCGATGATGGAACTGATCCGTGGGATCAAAAGTGTACCGGTTGGCTCGGTCGTGGCAGTCCTCTCCAGTGACCCCGGCTCAGCCAAAGATATTCCGATTTGGGTGCAGAAGGCTGGCCACGAGTTTATCGGGGCGTTTCCCGAACAAGGCTATACCCGCTTTGTGGTGCGCAAGATGCGCTAACTTAGGCCGCCAAGATGCGCAGAGGTCAACGCGACGACGCCATGGGGGCGATGCGTAACGACTCCGAATCATGACAGCCTGTTACCCTGTCCGTCGTTGCGTTTGAGTTTCGTTCTGGGTGCGCCGCCGTGTGGACGGCGCAAGGTTCGTGTTGGGTTTGCCCAGTACGCAGAAGGTAAAGACTATGGCAGTCAAACAGATTGTGGTGTTGGGCGGTGGGGTAGGCGGCACGTTGGTCGCTAACTTGCTCGCTGGTCAATTGACGCGCAAGCAGGCGCAAATTACATTGATTGATCGCACCGGTAAGCATGTCTATCAGCCCGGTTGGTTATATGTACCGTTTGGCGGTGCGCCGCCGGAGCGTTGGGAGCGGAACGAACGTTCGCTGTTGCGTCGCTCGGTCGATTTGCTGATTGGTGATGCGGTGAAGATCGATCCGCACGAGCGTTTCGTTGAGATGGTCGATGGTGCGCAGTTGCCGTTCGACTACCTGATTATCTCGACCGGTGCCCGGCTTGATCCCGATGCGGTGCCCGGTTATCGCGAAGGTGCCCATCATTTCTATAGCGCTGAGGCAGCGTTGCGTCTGCACGCCGCGTTGCGTGAGTTTACCGGCGGCAAGGTGGTGATCGGCGTGGCTGATATTCCCTACAAGTGCCCGCCTGCTCCACTTGAGTTCACCTTTATGTTAGAGGATGAGCTGCGCAAACGTGGGTTGCGTGAGAAGACCGAGATTACGTACCTCTCGCCAATCGGGCGCGTCTTTACCATTGAGAGTGTTGCGACCTTTGTCACGCCGATGTTAGAAGAGCGCGGGATTAACTACGAGCTCTTCTTTAATACCGAATCGATTGACCCTGTTGAGCGGACAGTCTCGTCATTGGAGGGTACGACGCTGCCTTACGATCTGTTGGTGCTGGTGCCGCCGCATCGTGGCGCTAAGATCATCGTCGATTCGGGGCTTGGTGATGGGCAGGGTTGGTTGCCAACCGACCGCGAAACATTGCAGCACAAGCAGTTTCCGTATATCTACGGGCTGGGTGATGCGACCGATTTGCCGGTGAGTAAGAGTGGTGCTGCGGCCCACTTTGAAGCGAAGGTGATCGCCCACCGCATTGCCGGTGAGATTAAGGGCAAGCCGAGTGATGAGCGTTATCACGGGCAGGTGATGTGTTTTCTCGAGACCGGTTATGGTCAAGCAACGCAGTTGGTGTTCGATTATCACCATCCGCCGCAGCCGCCTAAGCCGAGTGCCTATTACCACTACGAGAAGGCATTGCTGAACCGGGCCTACTGGCATTTGGTGCCGACGGGGATTGTGTAAGGCGTTAAGCACAAAGGTGCAAAGGTGTTTAACGCAACGCAACGGACGCCACCGGTAGGGGCACGGCATGCCGTGCTCTCACAAAGGGCAACGGGATCCCCCTCGCCCGCCGCGCGGGAGAGGGGCCGGGGGGTGAGGGAACCTGATGCAAAGGCCGCTCACGCAAAGGACGCAGAGGGAGCAAAGGTCGCAAAGGGTGCTCACGCAAAGGACGCAGAGGGAGCAAAGGTCGCAAAGGGTGCTCACGCACAGACGCCACCCGTAGGAGCACGGCGATGCCGTGCCCCCACCAAGGGTAAAAAACCGTGGAGGCGGCAAAGAACTCACGCAAAGGACGCAAAGGCTGATTCCCCTCGTCCGCGGTGGGGAGTGGGCGAGGAGGGTGAGAGCCGCCTAAGCTAAGTGCCGTTCACCAGGGCGACAACGATGTCGCCCATTTTTTAGATCATCGCAAGGAGGCAGGTGTAATGGAGATGGAACCAGACTTCCCACGCACGATGGGTCAGCAGTTTGGCCGCCGGTCGTGGGC includes the following:
- a CDS encoding sulfurtransferase TusA family protein — its product is MTTPNITIDKEIDARGSHCPGPMMELIRGIKSVPVGSVVAVLSSDPGSAKDIPIWVQKAGHEFIGAFPEQGYTRFVVRKMR
- a CDS encoding NAD(P)/FAD-dependent oxidoreductase, translating into MAVKQIVVLGGGVGGTLVANLLAGQLTRKQAQITLIDRTGKHVYQPGWLYVPFGGAPPERWERNERSLLRRSVDLLIGDAVKIDPHERFVEMVDGAQLPFDYLIISTGARLDPDAVPGYREGAHHFYSAEAALRLHAALREFTGGKVVIGVADIPYKCPPAPLEFTFMLEDELRKRGLREKTEITYLSPIGRVFTIESVATFVTPMLEERGINYELFFNTESIDPVERTVSSLEGTTLPYDLLVLVPPHRGAKIIVDSGLGDGQGWLPTDRETLQHKQFPYIYGLGDATDLPVSKSGAAAHFEAKVIAHRIAGEIKGKPSDERYHGQVMCFLETGYGQATQLVFDYHHPPQPPKPSAYYHYEKALLNRAYWHLVPTGIV
- a CDS encoding glycoside hydrolase family 9 protein — protein: MRSTILFFAAVIWTLRLIPSPLIVLPTTQFNYGEALQKSIFFYEIQRSGRLPPDNRVRWRGDSGLNDGADVGIDLTGGWYDAGDHVKFGFPMAASATLLAWGVVEYRQAYEQAGLLDDILANLRWATDYFIKAHTGPFEFYGQVGDGHLDHAWWGPAEVMPMPRPAYKITADCPGSDLAAETAAALAAASIAFRPTDPDYAEQMLNHARQLYTFADTYRGKYSDCIQNAAAFYNSWSGYQDELVWGAAWLYRATGESTYLSKAQQYAMQLSGQYKWTHNWDDKSYGSYILLAQLTGQPTYRANVERWLNWWTVGGTEHGADGTRITYSPGGQAWLSQWGSLRYTANTAFLAFIYADWLAANHGDEQKIVRYRDFAVRQINYILGENPRGCSYMVGFGNCPPQNPHHRTAHGSWLDSIDQPPYQRHILYGALVGGPAQPDDQYHDVRSDYIMNEVATDYNAGLTGALARMYALFGGEPLTNFPPPDLPPDDDEVYVQATVNASGPNFTEIKAFIINKSGWPARVTDRLTMRYFFTLDGDTRPEDITVSVPRNQCRSVSSPIQYTDTVYAVVIDCVGVSIYPGGADHYRKEVQFRLTSSKQWDPSNDWSYRDLRATTSGNLIKVTTISLYEDGTRIWGTEPGGAILPPPVTERYVYIPLIVGSGGQSISTPTPAPTILPTSTPPPVDSAGCRVRYHVQQAWNDGATITVVITNTGLLAIDGWTLAWQFPDGQQMVTDFWNAVITQVGRDVSAAHVDWNRALAPGAQQQFGFNLQHSGANPRPSQFTLNGMICNVDS